From Streptomyces sp. SAI-135:
GCATCGAGGATCCGGCCCTGCTCGTGCTCTACAGCGACGGCCTGGTCGAGTCCCGGGACGCCGACATAGACCAGGAGATCGCCCGTCTGGCCCGGGCACTCGACGCGGCGGCCGTCGACCACGACCCGCTCCCCTCCCTGTGCCGACGGCTGCTGCACGCCCCCTCCGATCCGGCCGGGGCCGACGACCGGACCCTGCTGCTCGCCGAACTCCAGCCCGTCAAGCGTTAGTTCAGGCCATCAGGTTCGCCCACACGGCGTTGCCGCCGGTGAGTCTTGAGCGGTCCACCCCCCAGGTGTCCGCGAGTTCCTCCACCAGGAACAGCCCGCGCCCGCCCTCGTCGTCGAGGCCCGCACGGCACCGGCGCAGCCGGGGACCCGAGTGGTCGTGGTCGTGCACCTCCAGCCGCAGGATCTCGTCGGTGACCAGTCCGATGCCGCACAGGATGCGCGCGCTGAGGGTGTGGCACACGGCGTTGGTGGCCAGTTCGGACAGGAGCAGCACCGCGTCCGAGCACAGCTCGCCCGGCAGGCTCCAGGCCTTGAGCCGGGTGCCGACGGAGCGCCGGGCGACCCCGACGCTGGAGCGGTGGGCGGGAAGTTCGATCCAGTGGGTGCGTTCCTGGTCCACGGCGTCTAACAGCTGCGGGGACGAGGTCGTGTGGGGGGACACGGTGTTGGCCTTCCGTGGGGGCGGCGGCGCGGCCGGGCGAGACGCATCGGGGACAGAGTCTTGCCAACCCGCCCGCGGGTGGGGACGGTTGGCGTCACTGTGCGCGCGTTCGGCGGCACGGTTCACACAAGTAATCATGCTCGCACCCAAGTTCAACCTGCAACCGGCTCCCTGATAATTTCAGAAAGCCGATATCCGCCTGGTCGCGTCAGCAAGTCGCTGACACACTCGGGCCGGTGACAGCCCCTCAGGAGGTCAGGACGTGAGCGAAGGCCGTACGGGCACGGGTGGCACCAGTGCTCCCACCGTGCTGCGCATGATCCTGGGCCGGCGACTGCAGGAACGCAGACAGGACGCGGGCGCCTCCCTGGAGGACGCGGCCAAGGCGCTCCGGGTCACCTCCCTGACCATCCGCCGCCTGGAGAAGGCCGAGGTCGCCCTCAAGCCGCTCTACGTCGAGAAGCTGCTGGAGACCTACGGGGCGGACCGGCAGGAGATCGACGAGTTCGTGGTGCTCGCCGAGCGGGCCAACGAACCCGGCTGGTGGCACACCTACCGGGACGTCCTGCCGAACTGGTTCAGCGCCTACGTCAGCCTGGAGGCGGGGGCCAGGACCCTGCGCACCTACGAACCCCATTACGTCACGGGGCTGCTGCAGACCCACGCCTACGCGCGCGGAGTGCTGCGGGGCGGTTTCCCGAACGAGGCCGACGAGGACCTCGGGCGGCGCGTGGACCTGCGGCTGCGCCGCCAGAGCCTGCTGGACAGACCCGACGCGCCCACGCTGTGGGTGGTCATGGAAGAGGCCGTGCTGCACCGGGTGGTCGGCGGCCCCGAGGTGATGCGGGAGCAGATCGAGCGGCTCCTGGAGGTCTCGGAACTGGACCACGTCAGCGTGGACGTCGTGCCGTTCACCGCGGGCGCCCACGTGGGCGCGTGCGCGCCGTTCACCTACTTCCGCTTCGAGGAGCCGGAACTCCCGGACGTCGTCTACACCGAGGTCCTCACCGGGGCGATGTACCTGGACCAGCGTTCCGACGTGGCGGCGCATCTGGAGGCGCACAACCGCATGTCCCTGCTGACCTCGGACGCGGACAGCAAGGCACTCCTGAACCGCATGCGCAAGGAGTACTCATGACCAGCACCGACTGTCACGTCTACAACGGGATGCCCGCCACCGAACTCGGCGAGCAGGGCTGGGAGTCCCCGTGGAGCGGACCCAACGGCGGCCAGTGCGTGCAGACCAAGCTCCTGGCCGACGGCCGGGTGGCGCTGCGGCAGTCGACCGATCCGGCCGGACCCGCGCTGATCTACACCCCGCAGGAGATCGCCGCGTTCGTCGCGGGCGTCAAGCGGGGCCTCGCCGACCACCTCACGGCCGGCTGACCCACGACCCGAGCCGGACCTGCCCCGGCAGCGACCTGCCCGACACCCCCACGCACACCACCTGAAAGGGACAGGATGACCAACTCCCACGCCGCGCGGGAGATCGACACCAGCCGGCCCCACTCCGCCCGGATGTACGACTACTACCTCGGCGGCAAGGACCACTTCGACGTCGACAAGCAGGCGGCCGAGACCGTCGCGGCCACCTACCCCGGCATCTTCACGTGCGCCCGCGAGATCCGCTCGTTCATGCACCGCGCCACCCGTGTCCTCGCGCAGGAGTACGGCATCCGCCAGTGGCTCGACATCGGCACCGGCATCCCCACCGAGCCGAACCTGCACCAGGTCGCCCAGTCCGTGGCACCCGAGGCACGGGTGGTCTACGCCGACAACGACCCGCTGGTCCTCAAGTACGCCGAGCGCCTGATGCGCAACACCCCCGAGGGCCGCACGGCGTACGTCCAGGGCGACTTCACCGACCCCGAGGCCATCCTCGGCTCCCCCGAGCTGGCCAGGACCCTGGACCTGAACCGGCCCGTGGCCCTGTCCCTCAACGCCATCCTGCACTTCGTGCCGGACGACTGGGACCCGTACGGCATCGTCTCGCGCCTCCTGGACGCCCTGCCCTCGGGCAGCGCCCTGGCCGTCAGTCACTGCACGGGAGACTTCGCCCCGGAACTCTGGGCGAAGCTGGTCGGCATCTACGCCGCCGGCGGCACCCGGGCCCAGGTGCGCAGCCAGGCGGAGGTGGCCCGCTTCTTCAAGGGCCTGGATCTGCTCGACCCGGGTGTCTCCCTGACCCACCGCTGGCGCCCCGACGACCCGCAGGGCCCGGGCCCGGAGCTCACCGACGCCGAGGTCAGCGCATGGGCCGGGGTGGGCATCAAGCCGTGACACGGCGCCGGCCGTGCGGGGGCCCGGACGCACCCGCGCGGCCGGACGGCCCGGGCGGTCGGCGGCCGTCAGCGGAGCAGCAGGTCGATCACCCCCGTCAGGTCCTCCTCACCGCTGCCCTCGGCCAGCCGGCGGCGCATCAACGCGAAGTAGGGGCTGAGCAGTTCCGGGCTGACGCCCTGCTGCTGCGCGGTGCGCAGGAAGGTCGGGACGCCGGCCACCTGCATGGCGAGGCTGGAGACGACCCCCTGGGTGTAATCGCCGCTCCGGAGCTGCTCGGCGGTCAGGTGCACGGCCGGGGCCATCGCCGTGAGCCAGTCGGCGAGCAGCGGGGCGAAGGACGCGGGGTCGATGTCCTCCTTGCGGATCAGGGCGAAGGCGTGCGCGGCTCCCGCGAACATGCCGTACATGGCGCTGAGCAGGGCCACGTCGTGCAGCGCGGCGAAGCCCGCGTCCCGGCCGACGTATGTGGTGCCGGCCGGCACCGCCAGCGTCTCGCGGTGCCGCTCGAACAGGTCCTGCGAGCCGCTGTAGAAGACGTAGCCACCGGCCTCGGGGGCACCGATCATCGGCGGAACGGCCATGATCCCGCCGTCCAGGTAGCGGGCTCCCCGCTCGCGGGCCCACTCGGCGCGCTCGCGAGCCTGGGCGGGGGTCCCGGTGGTCAGGTTCACCAGGTCCCGGCCGGCCAGGTCGGCGCCGGCCAGCGTCTCCTCGACCGAGGCGTCGTCCAACAGGCAGATCACGACCAGGGAGTTCGCGGAGACCGCGTCGGCCGCGCTGTCAGCGACCTTGGCGCCCTCTGCGGCAAGAGGCCTGGCACGGGCCGGAGTCCGGTTCCAGACGGTGAGCGGATGGCCCGCGGCCAGCCAGGCCCGGGCCAGTGCCGATCCCATCGCGCCGAGGCCCAGGAGTGAGAGGGAGGTCTTCTCAACAGTGTTCTGTGTCATGCCGATCAGGCTGGTCACAGGCCCGCGGGAGATCAAGTACGCACTTCGGAGTGGGTGGTTACCCCGGGGTGAGCGAGCACGTCGAAGGGGTGGGACATGACGACGCTGAACCGGCCCGGCGCGCCGGACGGGCACATCTGCGGGATCGACGCGGCGATGGAGGTGATCGGCGGCAAGTGGAAGGTGCTGATCCTCTGGGCGCTCCACGAGCACCCCTGCCGCCGCTTCGGCGAGCTGCGCCGGCTGCTCCCGGGGATCACCGAGAAGGTGCTCGCCTCCCATCTGCGCGAGCTGGAAACGGACGGCGTGGTGCTCCGCGTCTCCTACGACGAGGTGCCGCCGCGCGTCGAGTACTCCCTGACCGAGGACGGCGAGCGCCTCAACGACGCGCTCCGGCCGCTGGCCGCCTGGGGGCGCGGACGGTCCACCTGACCCGGCGACGGGCCCCGGCCGTGCCGTGACAGGATCCGCTGTCATGAGCATCGAAGCGGGAGACCGGCCCGTCGCCCTGGTCACCGGATCCACGTCGGGCATCGGCGAGGCCGTCGTACGGCGGCTCGCGGCGGACGGGACACGGGTCGTCGTGCACTCTCGGCGCAGCGCTGAGGCCGGGCAGGCGCTGGCGGCGCAGCTCGGCGGCCTCTACCTCCAGGCGGACCTCGGCGTCGAGGAGGAGGCCACAGGGCTGGTCGAGAGGGCGCTGGACCACTTCGGGCGGCTGGACGTCCTGGTGAACAACGCGGGCATCAGTTGGCCGATCCCGCACGCGGACCTCGCGGCGGCCACCGCGGAGGACTGGCGGCACCTGCTGGAGGTCAACCTCATCGCGCCCTGGCTGCTGTGCACCGCCGCCCTTCCGGCGCTACGGCGGTCCCCGGGGGGCGGCAGCATCGTCAACATCACCAGCCACGCCGGCGTACGGCCCAAGGGCTCCTCGGTGCCGTACGCGGCGAGCAAGGCCGCGCTGAACCACGTGACCCGGCTGCTCGCGGCCGCGCTCGGGCCCGAGGTACGGGTCAACGCGGTGGCACCGGGACTCGTGGACACGCCCATGACGAAGGACTGGGCGCAGGCGCACGAGCTGTGGCGGGAGCGTGCGCCGATGCACCGCCCGGCCCGGCCCGAGGACGTGGCCGGCCTGGTGGCGTCGGTCATCGCCAGCGGCTATCTGACCGGTGAGGTCATCGTGCTCGACGGCGGCCTGAACCTGACCTGAGTGCCTGCCCGGTCCTACGGGCTGCCGTCGGTGCCGCTGTCGGGAGCGGCCTGGACCAGGCCCGTGCGGTAGGCGATGACGACGAGTTGGGCGCGGTCGCGGGCGTCGAGCTTCGTCATGGCGCGCTGCACGTGGGCGCGGACGGTGAAGGGACTGAGGAACATCCGCTCGGCGATCTCCTGGTTGGACAGGCCGGTCGCGACCAGGGCCACCATCTCGCGTTCGCGCGGGGTGAGCACGGCGAGCCGTTCGGGGCGGTGCGCGGGGAGGTCGTCCGGTGTGGCGAGGAAGCGGGCGACCAGGGAGCGGGTCGCGGCGGGGGACAGAAGGGTGTCGCCCGCGGCGATCGTCCGCACCGCGTCCAGCAGGTCCTCGGCCCCGATGCCCTTGCCGATGAAGCCGCCGGCCCCGGCCCGCAGTGCCTGGGCGACGTACTCGTCGGTCTCGTACGTGGTGAGGATCAGGATGCGGCTGGCCCGCAGGCCGGGGTCCGCGCAGATCTCGGACGTGGCGGTGAGTCCGTCCACCTCGGGCATGCGGATGTCCATGACCACCACGTCCGGGTGCAGCTCCCGGGTGAGTCGCACCGCCTCCCGGCCGTCGGCGGCCTCACCGACCACGGTGATGTCGTCGGCGGAGTCGAGCAGCATCCGGAAGGCACCGCGCAACAGGGCCTGGTCGTCGGCGAGCAGCACCCGCAGCGTCACCGCGCCTCCCCCGTCTCCGCCTCGACGGTCGCCGAGTCGGCCGTCCGTCCCTCGGCGACCGTGGCTCCACCGGTCCCCCGCGGTCTGTCCTTGCCGGTCGGGAGGGGCAGCTCGGTGGAGACGAGGAAACCGCCCTCCGGGCGCCTGCCCGCGGAGAGCTGCCCCCCGACCGCGGTGGCACGTTCCCGCATTCCGATCAGACCGTATCCGGACGGACGGTCCCCCACCACGGGCACGCTCGGCCCCGTGGACGCCGTCGACGCTGTACGGGCGCCCCCGCCGTCGTCAGCGACGGTGATGGTCACCCGATCGCGGTTCCAGACCAGTCCCACCCGGGCGGTGCCGGTGCCGGCGTGCTTGGTCACGTTGGTCAGGGCCTCCTGGACGATGCGGTAGGCGGTGAGGTCCACTCCTGGCGGCAGTGGCCTGGCCGTGCCCTCCTGGTGCACCGACACCTGAAGTCCCGCGCGGCGGAAGGACTCCAGGAGGGTGGGCAGCCGGGACAGCCCGGGTGCCGGTTCGGCGGGCGCGGCCGCGTCCCCGGACTGACGCAGCAGACCGACCGTGGCCCGCAGGTCGTCGAGCGCGTCGCTGGTGGTCTCGACGAGCTCGTGGAGGCTCTTGCGGGTCTGCTCCGGGCGGGTGTCGAAGAGGTGGGCCGCGACCGTGGCCTGCGCGTTGGCCAGGGTGATCTGGTGGGCCACCAGGTCGTGCAGTTCCCTGGCGATGCGCACCCGCTCCTCGGCCACCCGGCGACGCGCCTCGCTGTCCCGGCTCTGCTCGGCCCGCAGGGCCCGTTCCTCCATGGCCGCCAGGTAGGCCCGCCGGTTCTGCACCGAGTGCCCCAGCACTCCGGCCACCAGCGGGAACGCCGCCACCGCCCCCACCCTGCTGGCGTCCTTCCACGAGAGGGCGCCGAACAGGGGGGTCGAGGCGACCAGCAGTGCGGTGGAGACGAGCGCCACCGCGCCGGCCGCCCGCCGTTCGGTGCGCGCGGTGAGCGCGTAGGAGTACGCGGTGATCACGGCGGGGGCCACGATGAGGGGGCTGAGCAGCAGCCCCAGGAAGGGCGCCAGCACACCGCTCGCGGTGGTGACGGCCATGGCGGCCAGCGGCGCCCGGTGCCGTACCGGCAGCACGGCACAGGACACCACGGCGATCACGTAGCCGGTGGCGGACGGCGGTGACAGCGTGCTGCCGTCGTTCACCACACCGCCGAACAGACAGAGCGCGAACGCCGTCGCCGTGATCGCCGCCTCCCGCCACCACCTGCCGCGCGGTCGCGGGCCGCCGCCCCCCGTGTTCGTCATGGCCGGCTCAGTCCCGGCCGACGGGCAGTCGCCGCACCGCGGGGTCCGAGGCGCCGGCGGGGGCGGGGACACGCCTGCTCAGTGCCTCACCCTCGATGTCGACATTCGGCAGCACGCGGTTCAGGATACGGGGCAGCCACCAGGCCCGGTGGCCGAGCAGAGCCAGGACGGCGGGCACGATCGCCATCCGCACCACGAAGGCGTCGAAGGCGACGGCGGCGGCCAGACCGACGCCCATCGTCTGGATCGTCGGACTGTTCATGCCGACGAATCCGGCGAACACGCTCACCATGATGATCGCCGCCGCGGCCACCACCCGTCCGCTGTGCCGGAACCCGTGGACGATCGCCTCGCCGGGGGACGCGCCATGGACGTAGGCCTCCCGCATGCGGGTGAGGAGGAAGACCTCGTAGTCCATGGCGAGGCCGAACACGATGCCGATGATCAGGATCGGCATCAGGGACATGACGGGTCCGGTCTGTTCGATGCCGAGCAGGTCCGCCGCCCAGCCCCACTGGAAGACGGCGACGAGGACACCGAAGGCGGCACCCACCGACAGCAGGAAGCCGAGAGCCGCCTTCACCGGGACCAGAACCGAACGGAAGACCACCGTCAGCAGGAGGACGGCCAGGCCGACGACCACGCTCAGATAGGGGACGAGGGCGTCGGACATGGCTTCGGAGATGTCGATGTTCAGCGCGGTGGTCCCGGTCACCAGGATGCCGGAGCCGGTGTCCGCCTCGACGCCCTCAGCCGCGTGCCGGATCGCGTGCACCAGGTCCTTGGTCTCGCCGCTGTTCGGTGCGGTGCGCGGGACGGCGGTGAGGACGGCCGTGTTCCCGGCCCGGTTGAGCACCGGCTCGCCGACCGACGCCACCCCGTCCACGGCGCGCACGGTCTTGGCGACCAGGTCCGTAGTGGCCCGGGTGTCGGCGGATCCGGACATGTCGACGACCACGGTCAGCGGGCCGTTGAAGCCGGGGCCGAACCCCTCGGACAGCAGGTCGTAGGCGCGACGCTGGGTGGTCTCGACCGACTTGGACTCGTCTCCGGGCAGCCCGAGTTCGAGGCTCAGCGCCGGCAGGGCCACGGCGCCCAGACCGAGCCCGGCGGCCATCAGCACGGCCACCGGCCGGCGCAGCACGAACCGCGCCCAGCGGCTGCCGAGCCCGGCCCGGGCGGGTGTGCCGGGCACCGGGGGCGGGGTTCCTCGCCGGGCGGCCTTGCGGGCAGCGCGGGAGAGGACCCGCCGGCCGAAGAAGCCGAACAGCGCGGGGACCAGGGTCAGGGCGACGAGTACGGCGAGGGCCACGGCACCCGCGCCCCCCAGGCCCATCTTGGTGAGTTCGGGGATTCCGACGACCCCCAGCCCGACCAGGGCGATGATCACGGTCGCGCCGGCGAAGACCACGGCGGACCCTGCCGTGCCCACGGCCCGGCCGGCGGCCTCCTCCGGCTCACTGCCCCGGGCGCGCTCGTCACGGAAGCGGGAGGTGATGAACAGCGCGTAGTCGATGCCGACCGCCAGCCCCAGCATCAGCGCGAGGACGGCGACGGTGGACGTCAGGCCGAGTGGAGCGGCCAGCGCGGAGACCAGTCCGAAGGCGATGGCCACGCCCACGAAGGCGGTCAGCAGGGACAGTCCGGCGGCGACCAGCGACCCGAGGGCGAGGACCAGCACCACCGCGGCCACCGCCACGCCGATCATCTCCGTGGTCCCGCCCAGCTCCTCCTCCGCGTCCAGGGCCGAGCCGCCGATCTCCACGGTCAGCCCCGCGTCACGGGCCCGGCCCGCGGCGTCCTCCAGGGCGCTCTTCGTCGAGGCGGTCAGATCGACGGCGTCCGCGGTGTAGAGAATCGTGGAGTAGGCGATGGTGCCGTCCTTGCTGACGGCACCGGTCGTGTAGGGATCGGTGGCCGAGGCGACCTGTTCGCCCCGGTCCAGCGAGCCGAGCGCGTCCGCGACGGCCGCCTTGTTCCGACCGGCCGTCACCCGCTGTCCGTCCGGCGCCTGGAACACCAGGCGGGCCTCGGCTCCTTGGGAGTTGCTCTGCGGGAACCGCTCGTCCAGCAGGTCGAACGCCTTCTGGGACTCGGTGCCGGGCATGGCGAGGTCCTCCTCCTCGCCGGCCGGCGCCAGGGCGGCCGCGCCGACGGCCAGCACCAGGACACCCAGCCACAGACCACCCACGAGGCGGCGCCGCCGGAAGGCCCACCGTCCGATCCGGTAGAGAAAAGTAGCCACCTGTCGATCACTCCAGACGCCGCTAGGCAGGGGGGATGTGCGGGATGCGCACGCCTCCAACCCTTCCTTCCGGCGCCCGACGGGACATCGTCCTGCGCCGCCGTCTCCGCCTGGTGCACCCGGACCAGCCGGACACGCCTCCTGGTGCGCACGCACTACGTGGTCGCAGCCGAGGGGAGTTGGTCGGGGAGGCGTCACTGGTGCTGCACGCGGACGTGCGCAACGGCAGCCAACCTGACCACCGGCTCACCGACCCCTTGGACGATCCGGCGCGGACCTCGCTGATTTACTGGGCGTGCCGGTACTCGCGGTGAGCGAGTGGGCCGCGACGGCGCACGACCATCCGTTCCGAGAGGGGCACAGCACGATGACGAGCCGGGACGCCGCCGTACTCGACGATCCGGTGGGCGCGTCGCTGCGCGGTCCCCATACGAGCCTGGCCCGCAGGCACGGCCGGGCCGCCGCCTATCTGCCCGAGGTGGCGACCTTCGCCGCGGTGTCGCCCGAGCCGGAGGCGGCTGACTGGGAAGACCTGGCGCGGCTGCTGGGCCCCGGCGCGTTCGCCGACATGTTCAGCGCCGAGGGGACCCCGCCCCCGGACTGGGCGCCGGTCTTCGCCCTCGAAGGACGGCAGATGATCCGGGCCGCCACCGATTCGGCCGAGGGCATCGACACCGGTGTGGTCGAACTGGGTGCGGCCGACGTGCCCGAGATGCTCGCCCTCGCCGCGCTGACCCGGCCGGGACCGTTCTGGCCGCGCACCCATGAACTCGGCACCTACCTCGGGATCCGTGCCCACGGCAGGCTCGTGGCCATGGCGGGCGAGCGGCTCCGGCCGCCCGGCTGGGCCGAGATCAGCGCCGTGTGCACGGCACCCGAGGCACGCGGACAGGGCCACGCCGCCCGCCTGGTGAACGCGCTCAGCGCACGCATCCTCGCCCGCGGCGAACGCCCCTTCCTGCATGTGGCGGAGGCCAACACCGCCGCGATCGCGCTCTACGAACGGCTCGGCTTCGGCACCCGCAGGCCCGTGACCTTCCGCGGCTTTTGCATCCCGTGAGGCTCGGTGAGCACGGCGCGCGGTGAAACCGATCGGCCCTCGACGCTCGTCCTCCCCACCGACCACATCACGCGGGCCGGTCCACGCCCCGCGCCGAGCAGTCCAGGGGGAAACCACCATGCCGATCCGCCCTTCCGCAAGAACCCGTGCGGGCACCCGCACGGCCGGTGCCGTCACGACCACCGTGCTCGCCGCGGCCGCGCTTCTGTCCACCGCCGCTCCCGCCTCGGCCGTCAAGGGCGGCCGCCCGGTCACCACGGCGGCCAGGCCGTACGCCATGCTGATCGAGTTCGAGGGCAGCCAGTTCTGCACCGGGACGCTCATCGCGCCCACGAAGGTGCTCACGGCCGGGCACTGCGTGGAGAGCGCCGGTGACGTGTCCTCGCTGACGGTCGTCGGCGGCCGCACCCAGGTGGACGGCACCGGCGGCACGGAGCGGGCGGTCACCTCGGCCCGGATGGACTCGCGTTACGGATCGCCCGGTTACGCCCACGACGCCGCGGTCCTCACCCTGGACGCGCCGATGCCGTACCGGACGATCAAGGTGGCAGGCCCCGGCGACGCCAAGCTGGTGGCCGACGGCCGGAAGGCCACCGTGCTCGGCTGGGGACGTACCGGGCCCGGCGTCAAGGGAACCAGGCTCAAGCAGGCCACCCTCGTCATCTCGCCCGTCACCGCCTGCCGGCCGTACACCGACCAGGACACCGATCCCGCCGAGATGCTGTGCGGCATGCCCCGCCCCGGCACCACCGACAGCATCTGCCCCGGAGACTCCGGCGGTCCGCTGATCAGCGGCGGCAAGGTCGTGGGCATCGTGTCGTCCGGCAACAAGTACTGCGACGAGCAGTTCCCGGTCTCGGTCTTCGTACGGGCGGACTCGGTCTCCGCGGATCTGGGGATCCCCACCCGCTGAGGCGGTCCCCGTCACCGGGGGGCCGTCGACCGTGGTGCTCGTGCTGCCGGGGCGGCGCCTCAGGCCGCGAACCCGATGGCGGTCACGAACTCGTACTCCCCCCACTGACTGCCCAGGTCCACCACGACGTCGTTGACCCAGGCCTCGTCGAGCGCGGCGTCGTCGCCCGCGGCCCACGCCCGCACGATGCGGTCCCAGTGACGGACGTTCAAAGTGCGGTACTCGACGGCCCGTTGGCGGGGCCGGGGCACCTGGCTCTGGTTGAGCGGATGGAACTCGACCCGGGTGCCGCGGCCCTCACGGGTCAGGCGTACGAGCAGATACCGGGCGACGTTCTGCCGGCGCACGGTCCGGTAGGCGCTCTCGATCTTCTCCAGGTTGCGCTTGGAGGGGCTGCGGCGCTCCTCCAGCCACGCCCTCAGCGTGCGGTCGGTGACCGTGAGCCCGGCCTCCCGGGCGGTGGCGCGGGCGTGTTCGGTGCGGGTGAGGTAGTGCAGCCGGGCCAGCAGGCCGCGCCGGGTGGTGATCGGGGTGGCGATGAAGGTGGCGAGCGCGTCGAGCTGCCGGGCCACCGCCTCGTGTCCCCTGATGCCCCGAGCCCCGTACTTCCCGAACTCGATGTTCCTCTCCGGCACCCCGTCTCCTCACGTCCGCCGCTGGTCCAAGGATGCTCGCCGGCCTGCACCGCAGAACATCCAGAGGCTACCGCCCCCCACGCTCATCCGTTCGGCGGCTCGGCGCCGACGGTGTAGACGTCCTTCACCTTCACCTCGGTGACACCGCGCCCCTCGGCGAACACCGCGCGCCAGTCGCCGACCACGTGCAGCTCGTCGGTTCCCATCGCGCGGACGACCGTGAGGCCCTCGTCGTAGGCCCGGTGCGCCTTCCACCACAGGTTCACGAAGGCCTGGGAGCGGATGAGGTGCATCCAGTCGGCGCGGTAGAGCTCCCGGTTGTAGTTCGACTCCCCCATCGTGGAGACGAACTTGCTGTACATGGCCTTCACGTACTCCAGCGTCACCTCGTCGCCCTCGGCGATCGCCCGGTCGCGGGCGTCCTTGAGGGCGATGCGGAACTTCTCCAGGAGGTTCTCGGTGGCACCGGAGGTCCAGGACTCGTGGATCTCCGGCGGGTCGCACAGCCCGTACCTGGGGCCCGCCAGGCGCAGCAGCAGCCGCAGGGTCGGCTCGGTCACCCACAGCGGGCCCGGCTCGTCCCGGCTGCCGAGCGGGTTCGGCAGGTAGGCGTCGTGGTCCCAGGCGGACGGGGTGATCAGGTGGACGCCGGCGCGACG
This genomic window contains:
- a CDS encoding ATP-binding protein, encoding MSPHTTSSPQLLDAVDQERTHWIELPAHRSSVGVARRSVGTRLKAWSLPGELCSDAVLLLSELATNAVCHTLSARILCGIGLVTDEILRLEVHDHDHSGPRLRRCRAGLDDEGGRGLFLVEELADTWGVDRSRLTGGNAVWANLMA
- a CDS encoding helix-turn-helix transcriptional regulator, coding for MSEGRTGTGGTSAPTVLRMILGRRLQERRQDAGASLEDAAKALRVTSLTIRRLEKAEVALKPLYVEKLLETYGADRQEIDEFVVLAERANEPGWWHTYRDVLPNWFSAYVSLEAGARTLRTYEPHYVTGLLQTHAYARGVLRGGFPNEADEDLGRRVDLRLRRQSLLDRPDAPTLWVVMEEAVLHRVVGGPEVMREQIERLLEVSELDHVSVDVVPFTAGAHVGACAPFTYFRFEEPELPDVVYTEVLTGAMYLDQRSDVAAHLEAHNRMSLLTSDADSKALLNRMRKEYS
- a CDS encoding DUF397 domain-containing protein, whose product is MTSTDCHVYNGMPATELGEQGWESPWSGPNGGQCVQTKLLADGRVALRQSTDPAGPALIYTPQEIAAFVAGVKRGLADHLTAG
- a CDS encoding SAM-dependent methyltransferase, whose protein sequence is MTNSHAAREIDTSRPHSARMYDYYLGGKDHFDVDKQAAETVAATYPGIFTCAREIRSFMHRATRVLAQEYGIRQWLDIGTGIPTEPNLHQVAQSVAPEARVVYADNDPLVLKYAERLMRNTPEGRTAYVQGDFTDPEAILGSPELARTLDLNRPVALSLNAILHFVPDDWDPYGIVSRLLDALPSGSALAVSHCTGDFAPELWAKLVGIYAAGGTRAQVRSQAEVARFFKGLDLLDPGVSLTHRWRPDDPQGPGPELTDAEVSAWAGVGIKP
- a CDS encoding NAD(P)-binding domain-containing protein; this encodes MTQNTVEKTSLSLLGLGAMGSALARAWLAAGHPLTVWNRTPARARPLAAEGAKVADSAADAVSANSLVVICLLDDASVEETLAGADLAGRDLVNLTTGTPAQARERAEWARERGARYLDGGIMAVPPMIGAPEAGGYVFYSGSQDLFERHRETLAVPAGTTYVGRDAGFAALHDVALLSAMYGMFAGAAHAFALIRKEDIDPASFAPLLADWLTAMAPAVHLTAEQLRSGDYTQGVVSSLAMQVAGVPTFLRTAQQQGVSPELLSPYFALMRRRLAEGSGEEDLTGVIDLLLR
- a CDS encoding helix-turn-helix domain-containing protein; this translates as MTTLNRPGAPDGHICGIDAAMEVIGGKWKVLILWALHEHPCRRFGELRRLLPGITEKVLASHLRELETDGVVLRVSYDEVPPRVEYSLTEDGERLNDALRPLAAWGRGRST
- a CDS encoding SDR family oxidoreductase; amino-acid sequence: MSIEAGDRPVALVTGSTSGIGEAVVRRLAADGTRVVVHSRRSAEAGQALAAQLGGLYLQADLGVEEEATGLVERALDHFGRLDVLVNNAGISWPIPHADLAAATAEDWRHLLEVNLIAPWLLCTAALPALRRSPGGGSIVNITSHAGVRPKGSSVPYAASKAALNHVTRLLAAALGPEVRVNAVAPGLVDTPMTKDWAQAHELWRERAPMHRPARPEDVAGLVASVIASGYLTGEVIVLDGGLNLT
- a CDS encoding response regulator transcription factor → MTLRVLLADDQALLRGAFRMLLDSADDITVVGEAADGREAVRLTRELHPDVVVMDIRMPEVDGLTATSEICADPGLRASRILILTTYETDEYVAQALRAGAGGFIGKGIGAEDLLDAVRTIAAGDTLLSPAATRSLVARFLATPDDLPAHRPERLAVLTPREREMVALVATGLSNQEIAERMFLSPFTVRAHVQRAMTKLDARDRAQLVVIAYRTGLVQAAPDSGTDGSP
- a CDS encoding sensor histidine kinase, which produces MTNTGGGGPRPRGRWWREAAITATAFALCLFGGVVNDGSTLSPPSATGYVIAVVSCAVLPVRHRAPLAAMAVTTASGVLAPFLGLLLSPLIVAPAVITAYSYALTARTERRAAGAVALVSTALLVASTPLFGALSWKDASRVGAVAAFPLVAGVLGHSVQNRRAYLAAMEERALRAEQSRDSEARRRVAEERVRIARELHDLVAHQITLANAQATVAAHLFDTRPEQTRKSLHELVETTSDALDDLRATVGLLRQSGDAAAPAEPAPGLSRLPTLLESFRRAGLQVSVHQEGTARPLPPGVDLTAYRIVQEALTNVTKHAGTGTARVGLVWNRDRVTITVADDGGGARTASTASTGPSVPVVGDRPSGYGLIGMRERATAVGGQLSAGRRPEGGFLVSTELPLPTGKDRPRGTGGATVAEGRTADSATVEAETGEAR
- a CDS encoding MMPL family transporter, which produces MATFLYRIGRWAFRRRRLVGGLWLGVLVLAVGAAALAPAGEEEDLAMPGTESQKAFDLLDERFPQSNSQGAEARLVFQAPDGQRVTAGRNKAAVADALGSLDRGEQVASATDPYTTGAVSKDGTIAYSTILYTADAVDLTASTKSALEDAAGRARDAGLTVEIGGSALDAEEELGGTTEMIGVAVAAVVLVLALGSLVAAGLSLLTAFVGVAIAFGLVSALAAPLGLTSTVAVLALMLGLAVGIDYALFITSRFRDERARGSEPEEAAGRAVGTAGSAVVFAGATVIIALVGLGVVGIPELTKMGLGGAGAVALAVLVALTLVPALFGFFGRRVLSRAARKAARRGTPPPVPGTPARAGLGSRWARFVLRRPVAVLMAAGLGLGAVALPALSLELGLPGDESKSVETTQRRAYDLLSEGFGPGFNGPLTVVVDMSGSADTRATTDLVAKTVRAVDGVASVGEPVLNRAGNTAVLTAVPRTAPNSGETKDLVHAIRHAAEGVEADTGSGILVTGTTALNIDISEAMSDALVPYLSVVVGLAVLLLTVVFRSVLVPVKAALGFLLSVGAAFGVLVAVFQWGWAADLLGIEQTGPVMSLMPILIIGIVFGLAMDYEVFLLTRMREAYVHGASPGEAIVHGFRHSGRVVAAAAIIMVSVFAGFVGMNSPTIQTMGVGLAAAVAFDAFVVRMAIVPAVLALLGHRAWWLPRILNRVLPNVDIEGEALSRRVPAPAGASDPAVRRLPVGRD